From the Brassica napus cultivar Da-Ae chromosome A8, Da-Ae, whole genome shotgun sequence genome, one window contains:
- the LOC106418898 gene encoding putative protease Do-like 12, mitochondrial, with amino-acid sequence MLVRNLRALVPRGFLSSPHSYNVRSNPVTMAGRVVRNLFAILNVGNNDRSTVKKKQNGRMKTKETCPVGLLKNSVVKVFFASRDYSRTRPWETHTERCYGTGFAISGKRILTNAHVVEVLNEHTSVHVKKRGSTIKYKAKVQKIAHECDLAILEIDSQEFWKGMNPLELGGIPPLKKAVFVLGYSGNRIWITKGLVSSFETKKYLHSDTELLRIQIDATIKNGNSGGPVILENKVVGVAYEGSQIQSSLIPTPIVKRFITGDEESDQQAVFCSLGLSYQSIKNAQIRNHFKMSSEMTGILINKINLWSGAYGILKKNDIILAIDGVPIANDATVPFWESERISFNYLISMKKPGETSMIKVLRRGKEHEYNINLKPVKPHVRVQQYYKRPSYYIFGGFVFVPNHNLSESEEQHVIISEILEDDINQGYESFKDLQVEKVNKVKVKNLRHLFELIEENGTQNLSIDLEDDKVLVLNYESAKKADSIILKRHNITSAISNDLTGSSN; translated from the exons ATGCTGGTCCGTAACTTGAGAGCTCTTGTTCCCCGCGgtttcctctcttctccacATTCCTATAATGTCCGAAGCAATCCGGTAACAATGGCCGGCCGAGTTGTCAGAAACTTGTTTGCTATCTTGAATGTTGGGAACAATGATAGGAGCACGgtgaagaaaaaacaaaacggaagaatgaaaacaaaagaaacttgTCCGGTTGGTTTGTTGAAGAACTCAGTAGTGAAGGTCTTCTTTGCCTCTAGAGACTATAGCAGAACTCGACCTTGGGAGACTCATACCGAACGATGCTACGGCACTG GATTTGCAATCTCGGGAAAAAGAATTCTTACAAACGCTCATGTGGTGGAAGTACTGAATGAACACACATCTGTGCATGTCAAAAAGCGTGGTTCTACAATCAAATATAAAGCAAAAGTTCAAAAGATTGCACATGAATGTGATTTGGCCATCTTGGAGATCGATAGTCAAGAGTTCTGGAAGGGTATGAATCCTTTGGAGCTCGGAGGCATACCGCCTCTTAAGAAAGCTGTTTTCGTTCTTGGTTATTCTG GTAACAGAATTTGGATTACAAAAGGTCTTGTAAGTAGCTTTGAAACCAAAAAGTACCTTCATAGTGACACCGAACTACTGAGAATACAAATAGATGCaaccataaaaaatggaaacagTGGTGGCCCAGTAATCTTGGAGAATAAAGTCGTTGGTGTAGCATATGAAGGTTCGCAGATACAAAG TTCTCTTATCCCAACGCCAATTGTTAAGCGTTTCATAACTGGTGATGAAGAAAGCGATCAACAGGCTGTTTTCTGCTCATTGGGTCTATCATACCAGTCTATTAAAAATGCTCAAATCCGTAATCATTTCAAAATGAGCTCTGAAATGACAGGAAttcttataaacaaaataaacttGTGGTCGGGTGCCTACGGAATTTTGAAAAAGAATGACATCATTCTTGCCATTGATGGTGTTCCAATAGCAAATGATGCGACAG TTCCCTTTTGGGAAAGTGAGCGAATaagttttaattatttgatttcaATGAAGAAACCAGGCGAGACTAGCATGATCAAAGTTTTGCGAAGGGGAAAAGAACATGAGTACAACATCAATCTAAAGCCC GTGAAACCACATGTTAGAGTGCAACAGTATTATAAACGTCCAAGTTATTACATATTCggtggttttgtttttgttccaAATCACAATTTGAGCGAATCTGAAGAGCAGCATGTCATTATCTCTGAg ATACTGGAAGATGACATCAACCAAGGATACGAAAGTTTCAAAGATTTGCAG gtggAGAAAGTGAACAAAGTAAAGGTAAAGAATCTAAGGCATCTATTTGAGCTCATAGAAGAAAATGGCACTCAAAATTTGAGCATTGATTTAGAAGATGACAAGGTTTTAGTCCTCAATTATGAATCTGCTAAAAAGGCAGACTCTATTATCTTGAAACGTCATAACATAACATCTGCCATATCTAATGATCTAACTGGGTCCAGTAACTAG